From Miscanthus floridulus cultivar M001 chromosome 15, ASM1932011v1, whole genome shotgun sequence, the proteins below share one genomic window:
- the LOC136508067 gene encoding uncharacterized protein, whose protein sequence is MASGGAYPVQVLHLPGGGDGGHWSNLGAAYAAVTFLRPQGQSLVLYAAGPNADGQQRQQQPRGRIVLVYPILPGDAFERLDGATLSWAEPESGAEFALCFADEAACAAVCGAISASPLSTMVSPVAAVDGVAERLAGLRVARDEATPAPAPAPGGADIAARLAQLSIGR, encoded by the coding sequence ATGGCGAGCGGCGGCGCATACCCCGTGCAGGTCCTCCACCtccccggcggcggcgacggcggccactGGAGCAACCTCGGCGCCGCCTACGCCGCCGTCACGTTCCTCCGCCCGCAGGGGCAGTCCCTAGTCCTGTACGCGGCGGGCCCCAACGCCGACGGCcagcagcgccagcagcagccgcggGGGCGCATCGTGTTGGTGTACCCTATCCTCCCCGGCGATGCCTTCGAGAGGCTGGACGGCGCGACGCTGTCGTGGGCGGAGCCCGAGTCTGGCGCCGAGTTCGCGCTCTGCTTCGCCGACGAGGCCGCGTGCGCCGCCGTCTGCGGGGCTATCTCCGCCTCCCCGTTGTCGACGATGGTGAGCCCCGTCGCGGCGGTCGATGGCGTCGCCGAGAGGCTGGCGGGGCTGCGCGTGGCGAGGGACGAGgccacgccggcgccggcgccggcgcccggcGGGGCGGACATCGCCGCACGCCTGGCGCAGCTCAGCATCGGCCGCTAG
- the LOC136508063 gene encoding uncharacterized protein isoform X1: protein MAAAAAAEDAKEKELLSSVVGDIRSYSGSDPLRPWLRGMRKMERALPPATLREKLPRFLQKCAQEFQDDARYRDDPRYLRVWIQLMDYVTDAKPLLKKMERNGIGLKRASFYMAYALYYEKHKRFNDAEKMYRLGLENLAEPIGELHKAHKQFNFRMESYKSKNKLQERMTRKAGSSATSMNQVKGESRNCKELKSNTKQTSGSSSNPSLGSYPPLGPAKVGMLSRGNSGANKNLSHCNSDDTVVVQFIGSALVGKSETEDACHHGLVEPTINTKEALDAINSMFMEPLEPETILKRRSKHENPNYNQQASAFDIFVDDDEPSGNDTNMLQNNSVKQDHTKLSQQTRGFEVFVDEDGPNGNDQNGTQNRNSRKENLRLNQEPSVFEIFVDEDGPNGNNQNVGQNRNCGKENMKVNQESSGFEIFVDENEANSAARNAMCYKSNRYPPRPLSESSKHQGGSDFQKPFVGGFAILPDDEEQCEESYGGANIISRTVQPTHDTSTLLCPVQGNSGTRNCEGPHPVTSGIREDTVIRRFVGSTIDDEPKVENACHHGLVDPTVNLKEAMDDINNMFGKPLNFKGERTKRKTNAQSDGKAAPVSGFSILADDDLKENSTSKASQSNSCKFGDENGLFEPTITTRDVMAEINNMFGMPLDL from the exons atggccgccgccgccgccgccgaggatgcGAAGGAGAAGGAGCTCCTGTCGTCGGTGGTGGGCGACATCCGGAGCTACTCCGGCTCCGACCCTCTCCGCCCGTGGCTCCG GGGGATGCGGAAGATGGAGCGGGCGCTGCCGCCGGCGACGCTGCGGGAGAAGCTGCCCAGGTTCCTCCAGAAGTGCGCTCAGGAGTTCCAGGACGACGCCCGCTACCGCGACGACCCGCGGTACCTCCGCGTCTGGATCCAGCTG ATGGACTACGTGACGGATGCAAAGCCATTGCTCAAGAAGATGGAGAGGAATGGAATAGGCCTCAAAAGAGCTTCATTCTATATGGCCTATGCACTATATTATGAGAAGCACAAGAGGTTCAATGATGCAGAGAAGATGTACCGTTTGGGATTAGAGAA CCTTGCAGAGCCTATTGGGGAGTTGCACAAAGCACATAAACAGTTTAATTTTCGCATGGAATCATACAAGAGCAAAAATAAG CTGCAGGAAAGAATGACTAGGAAAGCTGGGTCTAGTGCTACATCTATGAACCAAGTCAAAG GTGAAAGCAGAAACTGTAAAGAACTGAAATCCAATACAAAGCAAACATCAGGAAGCAGTTCTAATCCTTCATTAGGCTCTTATCCTCCATTAGGGCCGGCTAAAGTTGGTATGCTCTCCAGAGGAAACTCAGGAGCAAACAAGAATTTGTCCCATTGTAATAGTGACGATACTGTAGTTGTACAGTTTATAGGCTCTGCTTTGGTTGGGAAGTCAGAGACTGAAGATGCCTGTCACCATGGCCTAGTTGAACCAACTATAAACACTAAGGAGGCTTTGGATGCCATCAATAGCATGTTTATGGAGCCACTGGAACCTGAAACTATTCTCAAGAGGCGATCAAAGCATGAGAACCCAAATTATAATCAGCAAGCAAGTGCATTTGATATCTTTGTTGATGACGATGAACCTAGTGGCAATGATACAAATATGCTCCAGAACAACAGTGTGAAGCAAGACCATACAAAATTAAGTCAGCAAACAAGAGGATTTGAGGTCTTTGTTGATGAGGATGGTCCTAATGGCAACGACCAAAATGGAACGCAAAACAGGAACTCTAGAAAGGAAAACTTGAGGTTAAATCAGGAACCAAGTGTGTTTGAGATCTTTGTTGATGAGGATGGCCCTAATGGCAACAACCAAAATGTGGGGCAAAACAGGAACTGTGGGAAGGAAAACATGAAGGTAAATCAGGAAAGCAGTGGGTTTGAAATCTTTGTTGATGAAAATGAGGCTAATAGCGCTGCCCGGAATGCTATGTGCTACAAGAGTAATAGGTATCCTCCAAGACCATTATCTGAGTCATCTAAGCATCAAGGCGGAAGTGACTTCCAGAAGCCATTTGTTGGAGGGTTTGCAATATTGCCAGATGATGAAGAACAATGTGAGGAAAGTTATGGTGGTGCTAATATAATTTCCAGAACTGTGCAGCCTACTCATGATACTAGTACTTTGCTCTGTCCAGTTCAAGGTAATTCAGGAACAAGGAATTGTGAAGGTCCTCATCCTGTGACTTCTGGGATTCGAGAAGACACTGTCATTCGTAGGTTTGTTGGGTCCACTATTGATGATGAGCCTAAGGTGGAAAATGCATGCCACCATGGGTTAGTTGATCCAACTGTCAATCTAAAGGAAGCAATGGATGATATAAACAACATGTTTGGAAAACCACTGAACTTCAAGGGTGAAAGAACAAAGAGGAAAACTAATGCACAGTCAGATGGAAAAGCAGCTCCAGTTTCTGGTTTCTCCATATTAGCTGATGATGACCTAAAAGAGAACTCCACCAGCAAAGCCAGTCAGAGCAATTCCTGCAAATTTGGGGATGAGAATGGTCTATTTGAACCCACAATCACCACTCGTGATGTCATGGCAGAGATCAACAATATGTTTGGAATGCCACTAGACTTGTAA
- the LOC136508063 gene encoding uncharacterized protein isoform X2, with protein MDYVTDAKPLLKKMERNGIGLKRASFYMAYALYYEKHKRFNDAEKMYRLGLENLAEPIGELHKAHKQFNFRMESYKSKNKLQERMTRKAGSSATSMNQVKGESRNCKELKSNTKQTSGSSSNPSLGSYPPLGPAKVGMLSRGNSGANKNLSHCNSDDTVVVQFIGSALVGKSETEDACHHGLVEPTINTKEALDAINSMFMEPLEPETILKRRSKHENPNYNQQASAFDIFVDDDEPSGNDTNMLQNNSVKQDHTKLSQQTRGFEVFVDEDGPNGNDQNGTQNRNSRKENLRLNQEPSVFEIFVDEDGPNGNNQNVGQNRNCGKENMKVNQESSGFEIFVDENEANSAARNAMCYKSNRYPPRPLSESSKHQGGSDFQKPFVGGFAILPDDEEQCEESYGGANIISRTVQPTHDTSTLLCPVQGNSGTRNCEGPHPVTSGIREDTVIRRFVGSTIDDEPKVENACHHGLVDPTVNLKEAMDDINNMFGKPLNFKGERTKRKTNAQSDGKAAPVSGFSILADDDLKENSTSKASQSNSCKFGDENGLFEPTITTRDVMAEINNMFGMPLDL; from the exons ATGGACTACGTGACGGATGCAAAGCCATTGCTCAAGAAGATGGAGAGGAATGGAATAGGCCTCAAAAGAGCTTCATTCTATATGGCCTATGCACTATATTATGAGAAGCACAAGAGGTTCAATGATGCAGAGAAGATGTACCGTTTGGGATTAGAGAA CCTTGCAGAGCCTATTGGGGAGTTGCACAAAGCACATAAACAGTTTAATTTTCGCATGGAATCATACAAGAGCAAAAATAAG CTGCAGGAAAGAATGACTAGGAAAGCTGGGTCTAGTGCTACATCTATGAACCAAGTCAAAG GTGAAAGCAGAAACTGTAAAGAACTGAAATCCAATACAAAGCAAACATCAGGAAGCAGTTCTAATCCTTCATTAGGCTCTTATCCTCCATTAGGGCCGGCTAAAGTTGGTATGCTCTCCAGAGGAAACTCAGGAGCAAACAAGAATTTGTCCCATTGTAATAGTGACGATACTGTAGTTGTACAGTTTATAGGCTCTGCTTTGGTTGGGAAGTCAGAGACTGAAGATGCCTGTCACCATGGCCTAGTTGAACCAACTATAAACACTAAGGAGGCTTTGGATGCCATCAATAGCATGTTTATGGAGCCACTGGAACCTGAAACTATTCTCAAGAGGCGATCAAAGCATGAGAACCCAAATTATAATCAGCAAGCAAGTGCATTTGATATCTTTGTTGATGACGATGAACCTAGTGGCAATGATACAAATATGCTCCAGAACAACAGTGTGAAGCAAGACCATACAAAATTAAGTCAGCAAACAAGAGGATTTGAGGTCTTTGTTGATGAGGATGGTCCTAATGGCAACGACCAAAATGGAACGCAAAACAGGAACTCTAGAAAGGAAAACTTGAGGTTAAATCAGGAACCAAGTGTGTTTGAGATCTTTGTTGATGAGGATGGCCCTAATGGCAACAACCAAAATGTGGGGCAAAACAGGAACTGTGGGAAGGAAAACATGAAGGTAAATCAGGAAAGCAGTGGGTTTGAAATCTTTGTTGATGAAAATGAGGCTAATAGCGCTGCCCGGAATGCTATGTGCTACAAGAGTAATAGGTATCCTCCAAGACCATTATCTGAGTCATCTAAGCATCAAGGCGGAAGTGACTTCCAGAAGCCATTTGTTGGAGGGTTTGCAATATTGCCAGATGATGAAGAACAATGTGAGGAAAGTTATGGTGGTGCTAATATAATTTCCAGAACTGTGCAGCCTACTCATGATACTAGTACTTTGCTCTGTCCAGTTCAAGGTAATTCAGGAACAAGGAATTGTGAAGGTCCTCATCCTGTGACTTCTGGGATTCGAGAAGACACTGTCATTCGTAGGTTTGTTGGGTCCACTATTGATGATGAGCCTAAGGTGGAAAATGCATGCCACCATGGGTTAGTTGATCCAACTGTCAATCTAAAGGAAGCAATGGATGATATAAACAACATGTTTGGAAAACCACTGAACTTCAAGGGTGAAAGAACAAAGAGGAAAACTAATGCACAGTCAGATGGAAAAGCAGCTCCAGTTTCTGGTTTCTCCATATTAGCTGATGATGACCTAAAAGAGAACTCCACCAGCAAAGCCAGTCAGAGCAATTCCTGCAAATTTGGGGATGAGAATGGTCTATTTGAACCCACAATCACCACTCGTGATGTCATGGCAGAGATCAACAATATGTTTGGAATGCCACTAGACTTGTAA
- the LOC136508065 gene encoding uncharacterized protein isoform X1: MPTPVKSVLPVVLLGCGGVGRYLLRHIVSCRPLHANQGVAIRVVGVADSSSLLVAEDVHSTGLDDALLTQLCAAKSSGSPLSSLLGRGHCQLFKNPEARGKVIDAATTLGRTTGLVLVDCSATYDTVSLLKDAVDYGCCIVLANKKPLTGAYEDFQKLVSNFRRIRFESTVGAGLPVIASVTRIFASGDPISRIVGSLSGTLGYVMSELEDGKKFSEVVKNAKSLGYTEPDPRDDLGGMDVARKALILARLLGQQINMENINVESLYPSELGPDAVSTKDFLESGLVQLDKSMEERVKAASSRGNVLRYVCEIESTGCQVGLKELPKDSALGRLRGSDNVVEIYSRCYQSSPLVIQGAGAGNDTTAAGVLADITDLQDLFQTTA, translated from the exons ATGCCGACGCCGGTGAAGTCGGTTCTCCCCGTGGTGCTCCTCGGCTGCGGCGGCGTCGGCCGCTACCTCCTCCGCCACATCGTCTCCTGCCGTCCCCTCCACGCCAATCAG GGCGTGGCCATCCGGGTGGTGGGCGTCGCCGATAGCTCCTCCCTGCTCGTCGCCGAAGATGTCCACTCCACTGGCCTCGATGACGCGCTCCTCACCCAGCTCTGCGCCGCCAAGTCCTCCggctctcccctctcctccctgCTCGGCCGAG GGCACTGTCAGCTGTTCAAGAACCCTGAGGCCAGGGGCAAAGTCATAGACGCCGCTACCACACTTGGAAGAACAACTG GTCTGGTGCTAGTTGACTGTTCTGCCACTTATGACACTGTTAGTCTGCTGAAAGATGCTGTGGATTATGGATGCTGTATTGTATTGGCAAACAAGAAACCTCTTACCGGTGCTTAT GAGGATTTTCAGAAGTTGGTCTCCAACTTCCGTCGGATAAGATTCGAATCTACT GTTGGAGCAGGTTTGCCTGTGATAGCTTCTGTAACCCGTATTTTTGCATCTGGAGATCCTATTTCTCGTATTGTTGGCAGTTTGAGTG GTACACTTGGGTATGTGATGAGTGAGCTTGAGGATGGAAAGAAATTTAGTGAAGTCGTAAAAAATGCCAAGTCTCTTGGCTATACAGAACCAG ATCCACGTGATGATCTTGGTGGAATGGATGTGGCTAGAAAG GCGTTAATCCTGGCTAGGCTTCTGGGGCAACAGATAAACATGGAGAATATCAAT GTTGAGAGTTTATATCCTAGTGAATTAGGACCTGATGCAGTGTCCACAAAAGACTTCCTTGAAAGTGGTTTAGTGCAACTTGACAAGAGCATGGAAGAAAGAGTCAAAGCAGCATCTTCGAGAGGAAATGTTCTTCGCTACGTCTGTGAGATTGAAAGCACGGG GTGCCAAGTAGGCCTTAAAGAGCTCCCAAAGGATTCTGCACTGGGTAGATTGAGGGGGAGTGACAATGTG GTGGAGATATACAGCAGATGTTACCAGAGCTCTCCTCTGGTGATCCAGGGTGCAGGAGCTGGCAACGACACCACTGCCGCCGGCGTCCTTGCTGATATAACTGACCTCCAAGACCTGTTCCAGACGACGGCATGA
- the LOC136508065 gene encoding uncharacterized protein isoform X2 yields the protein MPTPVKSVLPVVLLGCGGVGRYLLRHIVSCRPLHANQGVAIRVVGVADSSSLLVAEDVHSTGLDDALLTQLCAAKSSGSPLSSLLGRGHCQLFKNPEARGKVIDAATTLGRTTGLVLVDCSATYDTVSLLKDAVDYGCCIVLANKKPLTGAYEDFQKLVSNFRRIRFESTVGAGLPVIASVTRIFASGDPISRIVGSLSGTLGYVMSELEDGKKFSEVVKNAKSLGYTEPDPRDDLGGMDVARKALILARLLGQQINMENINVESLYPSELGPDAVSTKDFLESGLVQLDKSMEERVKAASSRGNVLRYVCEIESTGWRYTADVTRALLW from the exons ATGCCGACGCCGGTGAAGTCGGTTCTCCCCGTGGTGCTCCTCGGCTGCGGCGGCGTCGGCCGCTACCTCCTCCGCCACATCGTCTCCTGCCGTCCCCTCCACGCCAATCAG GGCGTGGCCATCCGGGTGGTGGGCGTCGCCGATAGCTCCTCCCTGCTCGTCGCCGAAGATGTCCACTCCACTGGCCTCGATGACGCGCTCCTCACCCAGCTCTGCGCCGCCAAGTCCTCCggctctcccctctcctccctgCTCGGCCGAG GGCACTGTCAGCTGTTCAAGAACCCTGAGGCCAGGGGCAAAGTCATAGACGCCGCTACCACACTTGGAAGAACAACTG GTCTGGTGCTAGTTGACTGTTCTGCCACTTATGACACTGTTAGTCTGCTGAAAGATGCTGTGGATTATGGATGCTGTATTGTATTGGCAAACAAGAAACCTCTTACCGGTGCTTAT GAGGATTTTCAGAAGTTGGTCTCCAACTTCCGTCGGATAAGATTCGAATCTACT GTTGGAGCAGGTTTGCCTGTGATAGCTTCTGTAACCCGTATTTTTGCATCTGGAGATCCTATTTCTCGTATTGTTGGCAGTTTGAGTG GTACACTTGGGTATGTGATGAGTGAGCTTGAGGATGGAAAGAAATTTAGTGAAGTCGTAAAAAATGCCAAGTCTCTTGGCTATACAGAACCAG ATCCACGTGATGATCTTGGTGGAATGGATGTGGCTAGAAAG GCGTTAATCCTGGCTAGGCTTCTGGGGCAACAGATAAACATGGAGAATATCAAT GTTGAGAGTTTATATCCTAGTGAATTAGGACCTGATGCAGTGTCCACAAAAGACTTCCTTGAAAGTGGTTTAGTGCAACTTGACAAGAGCATGGAAGAAAGAGTCAAAGCAGCATCTTCGAGAGGAAATGTTCTTCGCTACGTCTGTGAGATTGAAAGCACGGG GTGGAGATATACAGCAGATGTTACCAGAGCTCTCCTCTGGTGA
- the LOC136508064 gene encoding protein DETOXIFICATION 21-like, protein MEKSTGGASGGEAAEEAKVPLLQPRAAVGGGGDSKAGAEEEEREAAAEWSSLPLRRRAWEENKKLWVVAGPSIFTRFASFGVTVISQAFIGHIGATELAAYALVSTVLMRFSNGILLGMASALETLCGQSYGAKQYHMLGIYLQRSWIILFACAVVLLPVYLFTEPLLVALGQDPEISAVAGTISLWYIPVMFSYVWAFTLQMYLQAQSKNMIITYLAVLNLGLHLVLSWLMTVRFHLGLAGVMGSMVIAMWIPVFGQLAFVFFGGCPLTWTGFSSAAFADLGAIIKLSLSSGVMLCLELWYNTILVLLTGYMKNAEIALDALSICLNINGWEMMVSIGFLAAAGVRVANELGAGSARRAKFAIYNVVIISFLIGFVLFVLFLFFRGSLAYIFTESQAVAKAVADLSPLLAFSILLNSVQPVLSGVAVGAGWQSVVAYVNVTSYYLIGIPLGAVLGYVVGLHVKGIWIGMLLGTLVQTIVLLFITLRTNWEKQVVTAQERLKKWYMEENRRMQASRRNP, encoded by the exons ATGGAGAAGAGCACTGGCGGCGCTAGTGGCGgagaggcggcggaggaggcgaAGGTGCCTCTGCTGCAGCCACGGGCGgcggtaggaggaggaggagacagcaaggcgggggcggaggaggaggaaagggaggcggcggcggagtggTCGTCGCTGCCGCTGCGGCGGCGCGCGTGGGAGGAGAACAAGAAGCTGTGGGTGGTGGCGGGCCCGTCCATCTTCACGCGCTTCGCCTCCTTCGGCGTCACCGTCATCAGCCAGGCCTTCATCGGCCACATCGGCGCCACCGAGCTCGCCGCCTACGCTCTCGTCTCCACCGTCCTCATGAGGTTCAGCAATGGCATCCTG CTGGGCATGGCGAGCGCGCTGGAGACGCTATGCGGGCAATCCTATGGGGCGAAGCAGTACCACATGCTGGGGATCTACCTACAGAGGTCGTGGATCATCCTCTTCGCGTGCGCCGTCGTGCTGCTGCCCGTCTACCTCTTCACTGAGCCGCTGCTGGTGGCGCTGGGGCAGGATCCGGAGATCTCGGCGGTGGCGGGGACCATCTCGCTGTGGTACATCCCTGTCATGTTCTCCTACGTCTGGGCATTCACGCTGCAGATGTACCTCCAGGCACAGAGCAAGAACATGATCATCACCTACCTCGCTGTGCTCAACCTCGGCCTCCACCTCGTCCTGTCATGGCTCATGACCGTCAGGTTCCACCTTGGACTCGCCGGGGTCATGGGGTCCATGGTCATCGCCATGTGGATCCCCGTGTTTGGGCAGCTTGCCTTCGTCTTCTTCGGCGGCTGCCCTCTCACGTGGACAGGCTTCTCGTCTGCTGCGTTCGCTGATCTTGGTGCCATCATCAAGCTCTCACTATCTTCTGGTGTCATGCTCTG TTTGGAGCTGTGGTACAACACCATATTGGTGCTCCTCACAGGATACATGAAGAACGCAGAGATTGCACTTGATGCCCTTTCGATATG CCTTAATATCAACGGTTGGGAGATGATGGTTTCCATCGGCTTTTTGGCTGCAGCAGG AGTGCGAGTGGCAAATGAGCTTGGAGCTGGAAGTGCAAGAAGGGCCAAGTTTGCGATTTACAATGTCGTCATCATTTCTTTCTTGATCGGATTTGTGTTGTTTGTGCTCTTCCTTTTCTTCCGTGGAAGCCTTGCCTACATATTTACTGAAAGTCAAGCGGTAGCTAAAGCAGTCGCTGACCTTTCGCCTCTGCTAGCCTTCTCCATATTGttgaacagtgttcagccagTGCTATCAG GTGTCGCTGTTGGTGCGGGCTGGCAAAGTGTAGTCGCATACGTTAACGTTACATCATACTACCTGATTGGCATTCCTCTTGGAGCAGTCCTGGGCTATGTGGTGGGGCTTCATGTAAAG GGCATTTGGATCGGAATGCTGCTCGGAACACTAGTCCAAACTATTGTGCTTCTCTTCATAACATTAAGGACCAACTGGGAAAAACAG GTGGTGACTGCTCAAGAGAGACTGAAGAAATGGTACATGGAAGAGAACAGAAGAATGCAGGCCTCGAGGAGAAATCCTTGA